From the Trifolium pratense cultivar HEN17-A07 linkage group LG4, ARS_RC_1.1, whole genome shotgun sequence genome, the window ACTacactctctcttcttttcttttttatgcttaaaactGCATCTTCTTACTTCTTCACTTTCATCTTTTAAACACTCTCAATGGAACCACACAAAGCAACTAACGCCATTCGAACACACTTCGCCGCCATTTCCAAAACCATTCGCATTTTCGAACTCTGCATCTTACTTCTCCTTCTTTCCTGGACTCTCACGCGCCTCCCTCTCGCCGTTTCCATTTCCGCCGACTACCTCCGCAAACTCGCCGCAAGTCCACTTTTCATCTTCGCTGTTTCCAACGCAATAATCGCTACTCTTATCGCACAGTCCGGCCGTTTTTCCACTCAAAACTCCGACGATCTTTCCGGTGCCGGTAAACTCTACTCCGAGTTCATCAATAACCGCATCGCCGTTTCAGATCGCGAATCAGTCACTGTCGATTCTCCGCCGGTTGAGGAAGTTGCAGCGGAGGTGAAATGCCAGGACAAGGAGGTTATATCTGAGATCGTTTCGATTCCGACGGTTTTAGATCGGGAAGCTGCAGATGGTTCCAATTTTGCGAGTTTTCGTCGGAGTCAGTCGGAGAAGTGGAAGCGAGAGGCTGTGAAGATGAAACAACGGAAACAGCTTCGGAGATCGGAAACAGAGAAGCTTCGAGAAACTGAGAAAGAAAATTTGTATCCGCAGGATAAGCTGAGTAATGAGGAGTTTCAACGCACCATTGATGAGTTCATTGCGAAGCAAATGAGGTTTCTGCGAGAAGATTCTTCCGCCATTGTTGTTCACAATACTAGTACTACTTCATAGCTTGTAGTagattttgaaattgaaaaaaaaaaacgatgaaaattccaaaatccatttgaaaaaaaaaagaaaagaaaaaaattaatctagAAGAGTTTATGGTACTGTCTGTTTTTCTTCTGTTTCGTCTGCAGTGCACACTGTACAGTGTTAATATTTGTCCTAAATCATATAAAATGTCCCATTTTCTTTATAGTTTCTCACTCCTAGTGAAATTGCTATTATTCGAGCTTAATGGTGTTTTTGGTTTTgcgaaaaataaaaagtaaaaaaaaaaaattatggaaattGATGGATGAACTTGACTGGAAATCGATGGATGAATTTGAATTAGAGTTAGTCCAAGTTCATTTATCGGTttccgtaattttttttttccttctacttTCTTTCTACAAAACAAAGCATAAATGAAATGATAAACATTATCTCGAACATAGACATGTAATTTTGAGTCTCGAGTTTGAATctccaaaaaattcaaataacaatatcaatattgacaattgAATTAAGTCTTACAAATAatgaaattatattattattgataattGTTAGTATTATTATTGGAAATATGTGCGTGGTGAGTGCTGATATGgtaataatactccctccggactaTGGTCTTTATTActaagaaataaataattttttaagttaaCATAAGCGATCTctctagtttataatatatattagatatatcaattatttaataaatttaaataataatttatttttataaataagtacGGAAGGGAATAGAACCAAACATGAAACTTGCGAATATATTCTAAGGTTACATGTAGTTGGTTTAATTTGAACAAACAAGAAGGGATTAAT encodes:
- the LOC123923274 gene encoding uncharacterized protein LOC123923274, whose amino-acid sequence is MEPHKATNAIRTHFAAISKTIRIFELCILLLLLSWTLTRLPLAVSISADYLRKLAASPLFIFAVSNAIIATLIAQSGRFSTQNSDDLSGAGKLYSEFINNRIAVSDRESVTVDSPPVEEVAAEVKCQDKEVISEIVSIPTVLDREAADGSNFASFRRSQSEKWKREAVKMKQRKQLRRSETEKLRETEKENLYPQDKLSNEEFQRTIDEFIAKQMRFLREDSSAIVVHNTSTTS